One window of Anaerolineales bacterium genomic DNA carries:
- a CDS encoding ATP-binding protein — MEQRTQIGYLVGGGLKENFRVRLTVSPQEIQEGAFVVIQSGVWNYYGIVTDIQLGATDPRFADEQMEGRFPKHISDALHKKALYANLEVLPNLMLEVGPELGTPEYKDWQGKIDAGLKDAPRILPVKNVPPHHAVVSLANEGDIAEIFGDPNRDGNFVVGYTREQNHPVCIDLDKFVQRSSGVFGATGTGKSFLTRLVLAGLMKHNQASVLVLDMHNEYGFDDVASDTKKAVKGLKTLFKGGVRCVGLGAGSTIRGNQVDFNLEISTGDISTSDIETLSRELNLRETTPTILNALYGSFRDQWFAEFRGMSRETVMIEDERGKTKEVPAEGSVAKWAMENGVNVMAAEALHDKLRRLFGKPYIVDNTAADSVAQIIQSLEAGKHVVLSFGEHESDLDYLLVSNLLTRKIRAAWEKRTNEFRTHGSAEPRPLIIVVEEAHKLLNREMAAQTTFATIARELRKYYVTLLIVDQRPSQIYDEVMSQLGTRISGWLGDDLDIQAVLSGLSGRDALRGMLARLQPKEEVLLLGWGVPMPLPVRSRRYDESFWKEMGGGGKKSREENLKELGFGG, encoded by the coding sequence ATGGAACAACGAACACAAATCGGCTATCTCGTCGGCGGCGGACTCAAGGAAAACTTCCGCGTGCGGCTTACGGTTTCTCCGCAGGAGATTCAGGAGGGGGCGTTTGTGGTGATTCAGAGCGGAGTTTGGAATTACTATGGGATCGTGACTGACATCCAACTGGGGGCGACGGACCCGCGGTTTGCGGATGAGCAGATGGAGGGGCGTTTCCCGAAGCATATTTCGGATGCGCTGCATAAGAAGGCGTTGTATGCGAACCTTGAGGTGCTGCCGAATCTGATGCTGGAGGTGGGTCCTGAATTGGGCACGCCTGAGTATAAGGATTGGCAGGGGAAGATCGATGCGGGCTTGAAGGATGCGCCGCGGATTTTGCCTGTCAAGAATGTGCCGCCGCACCATGCGGTTGTGTCGCTGGCGAATGAGGGCGATATCGCTGAAATTTTCGGTGACCCAAACAGGGACGGAAATTTTGTGGTCGGCTATACACGCGAGCAGAATCATCCCGTGTGCATTGACTTGGATAAGTTCGTGCAGCGGTCGTCGGGGGTGTTTGGGGCGACGGGTACGGGTAAGTCGTTCCTGACGCGTTTGGTGTTGGCGGGGTTGATGAAGCACAATCAGGCTTCGGTGTTGGTGCTGGATATGCACAACGAGTATGGGTTTGACGATGTGGCTTCAGACACGAAAAAAGCCGTGAAGGGTTTGAAGACCCTGTTCAAGGGCGGAGTAAGATGCGTTGGCTTGGGAGCAGGAAGCACCATCAGAGGCAATCAAGTTGACTTTAATTTGGAAATCTCAACGGGAGATATTTCCACAAGTGATATTGAAACACTTTCACGCGAGTTAAATCTGCGCGAGACGACGCCGACGATTTTGAATGCGTTGTATGGGTCGTTTCGTGACCAGTGGTTTGCTGAGTTTCGAGGGATGAGCCGTGAGACGGTGATGATCGAAGATGAGCGCGGCAAGACGAAGGAAGTGCCTGCGGAGGGGAGCGTGGCGAAGTGGGCGATGGAGAACGGTGTGAATGTGATGGCGGCGGAGGCGCTTCATGACAAACTCCGACGGCTGTTCGGCAAACCCTATATCGTAGACAACACTGCGGCGGATTCGGTGGCGCAAATCATTCAGTCGTTGGAGGCGGGCAAGCATGTGGTGCTGTCGTTCGGCGAGCATGAGAGTGACTTGGATTATCTGCTGGTGTCGAATTTGTTGACGAGGAAGATCCGCGCGGCGTGGGAGAAGCGGACGAATGAGTTCCGCACGCATGGGTCTGCGGAGCCGCGTCCGTTGATCATTGTGGTGGAGGAGGCGCATAAACTGTTGAACCGCGAGATGGCGGCGCAGACGACCTTTGCGACCATCGCGCGCGAGTTGCGCAAATATTATGTGACGCTGTTGATTGTGGACCAGCGTCCGTCGCAGATCTATGATGAGGTGATGAGTCAGTTGGGCACGCGCATTAGCGGCTGGCTGGGCGATGACCTGGATATTCAGGCGGTGCTTTCGGGTCTTTCGGGGCGCGATGCGCTGCGGGGTATGTTGGCGCGTTTGCAGCCGAAGGAAGAGGTGCTGTTGCTCGGTTGGGGTGTGCCGATGCCGCTGCCTGTGCGTTCACGTCGGTATGACGAGTCGTTTTGGAAGGAGATGGGGGGCGGCGGGAAGAAGAGCCGTGAGGAGAATTTGAAGGAGTTGGGGTTTGGTGGGTAA
- a CDS encoding restriction endonuclease yields the protein MQLRLTSEIASNYSSASQQIRVLTESWVGKSIFCPNCGSPLNRFENNSPVADFYCKKCAEEYELKSKNGAMGKKIVDGAYSTMIERLKSDNNPNFFFLTYDKSTFEIRNFLSIPKYFFVPSIIEKRKALSPTARRAGWVGCNIDVSNIPELGKIFFVQNGVVKSKDEVLEKWSKTDFVKATQNIESKGWLLDVLMCVEKIKKQEFSLEDVYTFEGVLKAKHPSNHNVKAKIRQQLQFLRDRGVLDFVGRGQYRVRLKGK from the coding sequence ATGCAGTTGAGATTAACTTCTGAAATAGCAAGTAATTATTCAAGTGCTTCTCAACAAATCCGCGTTTTGACGGAAAGTTGGGTAGGTAAGTCAATTTTCTGCCCCAATTGCGGAAGCCCACTAAACCGCTTTGAAAATAATTCGCCTGTTGCCGATTTTTACTGCAAGAAATGTGCAGAAGAATATGAACTAAAGTCAAAGAATGGGGCGATGGGCAAGAAAATCGTGGATGGCGCATATTCCACGATGATAGAACGCTTGAAGTCGGATAACAATCCTAATTTTTTCTTTTTGACTTACGACAAGTCCACTTTTGAAATTAGAAATTTCCTGAGCATCCCGAAATACTTTTTTGTCCCTTCGATTATTGAAAAGAGAAAGGCGCTGAGTCCCACCGCGAGACGGGCGGGCTGGGTTGGTTGCAATATTGATGTAAGCAATATCCCTGAGTTGGGGAAGATATTCTTTGTCCAAAACGGTGTGGTCAAGAGCAAAGACGAAGTGCTCGAAAAGTGGAGCAAGACAGATTTTGTCAAAGCAACTCAGAACATTGAATCAAAAGGCTGGTTGTTGGATGTTTTGATGTGTGTTGAGAAAATCAAAAAGCAAGAGTTCTCGTTGGAAGATGTTTACACCTTTGAAGGAGTTTTGAAAGCCAAACATCCGTCGAATCACAATGTGAAGGCGAAAATCCGCCAGCAGTTGCAGTTTTTGCGGGATAGAGGCGTTTTGGATTTCGTGGGGCGAGGTCAATACAGGGTGAGGTTGAAAGGCAAGTAA
- a CDS encoding MarR family transcriptional regulator, with protein MANQNFIQLPPDFKKRYPGASSKATETAMNLVRTSDLLVKRIADLVQPFDLTPSSGLVLGILADLGEPQPPNKIAERLIISRASMTSLLDSLERRGYVRRAPHSTDRRMLLIELTDSGRQVAHDFRLLVHQNQKTWMAVLTEQEQSQLIDQLHRLQNALNDAP; from the coding sequence ATGGCTAATCAAAACTTCATTCAACTACCCCCCGATTTCAAGAAGCGATACCCTGGCGCGAGTTCAAAAGCCACAGAGACGGCAATGAATCTCGTTCGCACGTCTGACCTATTGGTCAAGCGCATCGCGGACTTAGTTCAACCCTTTGACCTCACCCCTTCATCGGGTTTGGTTCTGGGAATCCTGGCGGATCTTGGTGAGCCGCAGCCACCAAACAAGATCGCGGAGCGACTCATTATCAGCCGGGCTTCGATGACGAGTCTGCTCGACTCACTGGAACGCCGCGGATATGTGCGGCGAGCGCCTCATTCCACCGACCGGCGGATGCTGCTCATCGAACTGACCGACTCTGGTCGTCAGGTGGCGCATGATTTCCGTTTGCTTGTCCATCAAAATCAAAAAACATGGATGGCAGTGCTCACCGAACAGGAACAATCCCAGCTCATCGATCAGCTTCATCGCCTTCAAAACGCACTAAACGACGCTCCTTGA
- a CDS encoding cupin domain-containing protein: MATTMATNYVVLAEGEGLRLQSGPGRDLIFKVTGEDTNGAFDYFIVQVAPHGGPPLHVHHLQEETIHVLKGRYKVQIGDETFTCEPGGFAYLPSKVPHAFLNLTDEPGEIIVVYTPGGGHKFYEEFGPISRSGPPDPKVLGPLFEKYGMTLLGKPLSAD; encoded by the coding sequence ATGGCAACTACGATGGCAACAAATTATGTAGTACTGGCTGAAGGAGAGGGTTTACGGCTTCAATCAGGACCCGGTCGCGATCTGATCTTCAAGGTCACGGGCGAAGATACCAATGGTGCGTTCGATTATTTTATTGTCCAGGTCGCGCCGCATGGTGGTCCCCCTCTCCATGTGCATCACCTCCAGGAAGAGACCATCCACGTATTGAAGGGTCGTTACAAGGTCCAGATCGGCGATGAAACCTTCACTTGCGAGCCGGGCGGTTTTGCCTACCTGCCGTCGAAAGTGCCGCATGCCTTCCTGAACCTGACCGATGAGCCAGGAGAAATTATCGTCGTCTACACCCCGGGCGGCGGGCACAAGTTCTACGAGGAATTTGGTCCGATCAGCCGCAGCGGTCCGCCTGACCCAAAAGTGTTGGGACCCCTATTCGAAAAATATGGAATGACCTTGTTAGGCAAACCTCTGTCTGCCGATTAG
- a CDS encoding nucleotidyltransferase domain-containing protein, which produces MKAKVPAKIRRLMKEFKEGLVRIYGDKLKALYLYGSYARGDYREGSDVDVMILLKNYRNYWKEQSKISQLASDISLEYEVTVSCIFVKEIQWETTSNERPLIYNIRKEGVPA; this is translated from the coding sequence ATGAAAGCAAAAGTCCCAGCCAAGATACGCAGACTCATGAAAGAGTTCAAGGAAGGGCTTGTCCGCATTTATGGGGATAAGCTCAAAGCTCTCTATTTGTACGGTTCCTACGCGCGCGGAGATTATCGCGAGGGCTCGGATGTGGATGTGATGATTTTGCTGAAAAATTACAGGAATTATTGGAAAGAGCAAAGCAAGATCAGCCAGTTGGCGAGCGACATCTCTTTGGAGTATGAAGTGACTGTAAGTTGTATCTTCGTCAAAGAAATCCAATGGGAAACCACCAGCAATGAAAGACCGCTCATTTATAACATCCGCAAAGAGGGTGTACCTGCATGA
- a CDS encoding HEPN domain-containing protein, whose product MKDYSSKLFSKALDAIEAAEALLNINKAEFAAGRAYYAMFYVAEALLYNEFDLKFSQHGQVIAAYGKNFAKTNVLDPKFHRWMRDGFDKRITGDYGVDTGIEDEIVATMINQAREFMLAAQKYLKEKE is encoded by the coding sequence ATGAAAGATTACTCCAGCAAACTATTCAGTAAAGCATTGGACGCGATCGAAGCTGCCGAAGCCCTGCTGAACATCAACAAAGCAGAGTTTGCCGCAGGTCGTGCCTATTATGCGATGTTCTATGTTGCCGAGGCGTTGCTATATAACGAATTCGATTTGAAATTCAGCCAGCATGGTCAGGTCATTGCGGCATATGGAAAGAACTTCGCCAAGACGAATGTACTTGACCCAAAATTCCACCGCTGGATGCGTGACGGCTTCGACAAGAGAATTACAGGCGATTATGGCGTAGATACGGGCATTGAGGATGAGATCGTAGCCACGATGATAAATCAAGCAAGAGAGTTCATGTTGGCGGCGCAGAAGTATTTGAAAGAGAAGGAATGA
- a CDS encoding DUF2283 domain-containing protein yields the protein MIDIKVYYDREGNTLTVWFGNPADEYIAEETGEEIVLMKDREGKVIGFEKLNFTGKTGDAIKVAFETVAV from the coding sequence ATGATAGACATAAAAGTCTATTATGACCGTGAAGGCAATACGCTTACGGTTTGGTTCGGCAATCCCGCCGATGAGTATATCGCTGAAGAAACAGGCGAAGAGATTGTGTTGATGAAAGACCGTGAGGGGAAGGTCATTGGGTTTGAGAAACTGAACTTCACAGGGAAAACGGGAGATGCAATAAAGGTTGCATTTGAAACGGTTGCTGTATAA
- the folP gene encoding dihydropteroate synthase — protein MKSKTLQVGSFTFDWGSRTYVMGILNVTPDSFSGDGIIAKGDAVKLAVEQAREFILYGADILDVGGESTRPGSEPVDAEEEMERVIPVIEELRKNFPQVLISIDTYKAKVADAAILAGANIINDVWGFRADFEIAPVAAKYKVPVILMHNRSNPASVEVREKLGGTYLGAEYDDLLEDVKRELLASAEIAVKAGVEERLIILDPGIGFGKTREHNLELINRLGEIRSLGYPILLGTSRKSFIGFTLDLPPDQRVEGTAATVAVGITRGADLIRVHDVKEMVRVAKMTDAIVRAS, from the coding sequence ATGAAATCAAAAACGCTTCAAGTTGGGAGTTTTACATTCGATTGGGGTTCCCGCACCTATGTGATGGGAATCTTGAATGTGACTCCCGATTCCTTTTCAGGGGACGGCATCATCGCCAAAGGGGATGCCGTCAAGCTGGCAGTGGAGCAGGCGCGGGAATTTATTCTCTATGGCGCGGATATTCTCGATGTGGGCGGCGAATCGACGCGACCCGGCTCGGAGCCTGTCGATGCCGAGGAAGAAATGGAACGCGTGATTCCCGTCATTGAGGAATTGCGAAAGAATTTCCCGCAAGTTTTGATTTCAATTGATACTTATAAAGCCAAAGTAGCCGATGCAGCGATTCTGGCGGGTGCGAACATCATCAACGATGTGTGGGGCTTCCGCGCGGATTTTGAAATTGCGCCCGTGGCAGCGAAATATAAAGTGCCGGTGATCCTCATGCACAATCGCAGCAACCCCGCCAGTGTGGAAGTCCGCGAGAAATTGGGGGGGACGTATCTCGGCGCGGAATATGATGACCTGCTCGAAGATGTGAAACGGGAATTGCTCGCCAGCGCGGAGATCGCGGTCAAAGCCGGGGTGGAGGAAAGGCTCATTATCCTCGACCCAGGCATCGGCTTTGGAAAGACGCGGGAGCATAACCTCGAGCTGATCAACCGACTCGGAGAGATCCGCTCGCTGGGGTATCCCATCCTGCTGGGTACATCTCGAAAATCCTTTATCGGCTTCACGCTGGACCTGCCGCCTGACCAGCGCGTTGAAGGAACGGCTGCAACTGTGGCAGTTGGAATCACACGCGGCGCGGACCTGATCCGCGTGCATGATGTGAAAGAGATGGTGCGCGTGGCAAAGATGACGGACGCGATCGTGAGGGCGAGTTGA